In one Myotis daubentonii chromosome 1, mMyoDau2.1, whole genome shotgun sequence genomic region, the following are encoded:
- the ISLR gene encoding immunoglobulin superfamily containing leucine-rich repeat protein encodes MQELCLLCWAVLLGLGQACPEPCDCGEKYGFRIADCAYRDLEAVPPGFPANVTTLSLSVNRLPRLPEGAFREVPLLRSLWLAHNEIRTVAAGALTSLGHLKSLDLSHNLISDFAWSNLHNLSALQLLKMNSNELTFIPRDAFRSLHALSSLQLNHNRLHTLAEGTFAPLTVLSHLQINNNPFQCTCGIMWFKTWALTTAVSIPEQDNITCTSPDVLKGTPLTHLLPLPCSAPLVQLTYQPSQDGAELRPGFMLALYCAVEGQPAPQLHWHIQTPGGTVEITSPNVGADGHALAASSQPRFQAFANGSLFIPDFGKPEEGTYSCLATNELGSAESSVNVALATPGEDVLRRRFQGKAAAGKGCYTVDNEVQPSGPEDNVVIIYLSRAGGREAAEAGGGVSGQQPPGLLLLGQSLLLLLLLPSF; translated from the coding sequence ATGCAGGAGCTGTGTCTGCTGTGCTGGGCggtcctcctgggcctggggcaggcctGTCCTGAGCCCTGCGACTGTGGGGAGAAGTACGGCTTCCGGATCGCCGACTGTGCCTACCGCGACCTGGAGGCTGTGCCACCTGGCTTCCCAGCCAACGTGACCACATTGAGCCTGTCAGTCAACCGCCTGCCCAGGTTGCCAGAGGGTGCCTTCAGGGAGGTGCCCCTGCTGCGGTCTCTGTGGCTGGCACACAACGAGATTCGCACAGTGGCTGCTGGCGCTCTGACCTCACTGGGCCATCTCAAGAGCCTGGACCTCAGCCACAACCTCATCTCTGACTTTGCCTGGAGCAACCTGCACAACCTCAGCGCCCTCCAGTTACTTAAGATGAACAGCAATGAGCTGACCTTCATCCCCCGAGATGCCTTCCGCAGTCTTCATGCCCTGAGCTCGCTGCAGCTCAATCACAACCGCTTGCACACACTGGCTGAGGGCACCTTTGCACCGCTCACCGTGCTGTCCCACCTGCAGATCAATAACAACCCTTTCCAGTGTACCTGCGGCATCATGTGGTTCAAGACATGGGCCCTCACCACAGCCGTATCCATCCCAGAGCAGGACAACATCACCTGCACTTCACCCGATGTGCTGAAGGGCACACCGCTGACccacctgctgccactgccttGTTCAGCACCCTTGGTGCAACTCACCTACCAGCCCAGCCAGGATGGTGCCGAGCTGCGACCTGGCTTCATGCTGGCGCTCTAttgtgctgtggaggggcagcCGGCCCCGCAGCTTCACTGGCACATCCAGACGCCTGGTGGCACGGTGGAGATCACCAGCCCCAACGTGGGTGCTGATGGGCATgccctggcagccagcagccagccacGTTTCCAGGCCTTTGCCAATGGCAGCCTGTTCATCCCTGACTTTGGCAAGCCGGAGGAAGGCACCTACAGCTGCCTGGCCACCAATGAGCTGGGCAGTGCGGAGAGCTCGGTGAACGTGGCACTAGCTACTCCCGGCGAGGATGTGCTGCGGCGCAGGTTCCAGGGCAAAGCTGCGGCGGGTAAGGGCTGCTATACGGTTGACAACGAGGTGCAGCCGTCAGGTCCTGAGGACAACGTGGTCATCATTTACCTCAGCCGCGCTGGAGGCCGGGAGGCTGCAGAAGCAGGGGGCGGGGTCTCTGGGCAGCAGCCTCCAGGCCTGCTTCTGCTGGGCcagagcctcctcctcctcctcctcctcccttccttctag